CAAGACCAAGAAAGGACAACAGGAtgtgctggtttcagctgggatggagttagtTATCTTCTTAGAAGCTAgtactgtgctgtgttttggctctgatgtgaggaCAATGTTGACaatgcactgatgtttttagttgctgctaggtaatgtttatactaagtcaaggaatTTTCAAtttctcgggccctgccagcaaaagggctggaggggcacaagaaattgggaggggacacagcctgGACAGCTGATCtaaaccagccaaagaggtattccataccatgggatcTCATGCTTGCTACATATACCTGGGGGGTTGGCCAGGGTGGGCAGGTcgttgctcggggactggctgggcatcagtcagtgggcggtgagcagttgcattgtgtatcacatatttcttcctttcccctctggattttatactccacccccccaccgccgctattgtcatcattgttattattgttctttcatttttattctatttcaattattaagttgttcttatctcaacccttaagttttaaattcctttccaattttcctccccatctctctgggtgaggggggagcgagcaagcggctgtgtggtacttaattaccagctagggttaaaccacaacacaggaCAATGAAATTTTGAGTAAGTCTGACTCCTAACATCTGCTAGGAGTGGCTGCATGATCACACTTacttgtcatttttcttcttctgatcAATGCAAATGGTGAAGATGGCATGGGACCGTGAGGACTGAGAATTCATTGCTGTGGAGGCCACCGTTCTGGAATTGTTCCCTTGCTCTAGGCAGGATACAGTATCTTGGGCACAGgtgacatttctttctgttaacCCTACAATCTGCatccaggaagaaagaattatttatCCTCTCCCTCTTCACCCCAActtacaacagaaaaattatccTTAGACTACAGCAGGCAAAACGAAGTCCCTGTATAGTTACTGCATCCGTAATAGCCAGTCTCGCTTCAAGACAGAAGCTTAAGATAGACTTCCCCCACCAAAAATTTGTTCTGAACTTCCTAACAGTAACATCAATTCACATCCCCTCTCCTTCATCCTACTCCTATGTACACACACCAAGTTCCTCTGTGCCTGCTTGAGTGTCAACTAGGCTATGGGATGGAAGCAGAACATCCCAGTACTGTGGAGAAATTCATAGCTGCTCTCAGATATCCTCAGCCAAGCAGGTAGCTGAAAGTTGTGCCAGTcacaggcagaggaaggggaaaactgGCTGATGTGGTGGGGAGGCTGGTGTGAATAGAGTAGAGAGGAGGCAGGTTTTAGGGACATAAAGGACAGATTGGACCAAGTAGTAGGGACTCATCATACTCCTTGGCAAGCCTGTGCTTTCTCTGTCTCCCTGGATCACAATGCCACTACTGACATGGATGAGTCGCACCCCAGTACTTTAGAGGCAAGTGAGCAACACAGGATTacacataacaaaaatattaatagataAAAGCTACAGGTGTCACACACACCTAAGCTGTGCAAAAGACAACTGCCAACCTATCCACCACTGCAAACTGAAACTGTATGAACGAAACACAACTGACAGATGGAAGTTTAGCTACAAAATGTGTACACAGAGCAAGCAGTAGCACAAGGTTTTTCTGCACTACACTGTAAGCACACATCTGTACAAAACtgctaagaaaataatttggccACTTAAATAGTTTCCCCTCAGGATCCCTTTGTTGCACCCTACTTCTGCCATACTGAAGCGTACAATTGCAACAGAATCTGAAATTTGGTGAAGGAACCTGAAGTATAACATTCTCAGTTATTCACCGcattcagctttgaaaaaaaaaaaaaaaaagtcagaataGGGCTTGAAAGTGGTTTTGTTGTGAATTCCTAACTTATTTTTGTTATCTGAGTACACTTAAGGATCATCAACAGCTCAGTTTTGAGAGGAGTGAGTAGTTGTGGTGATTACATATGTACTAATACAGAGCAGTGCTCAAGGAGTCAAGACAGTTATTTCACCAAAACATCCATCCCTAGCCACATTGCCCCCTTGGGTACCCATATCTAACATGGCAACAGACCTTTATGCCTTCTTTTGGATCTTCTCGTATACTGATTTGAGAAGGCCGTTCTCTTGATGGGCACAGCAGGTCTAGAATATCCTCATTGTAGATCTGAAAACATCAGAACAGCAGTTCAGGGTTCACAGCCTTGCAAGAGAACCATTTGCATAAAGATGTACAGTTACAGTGAAATCACAGCTAACTTTGTATGACAGTCCATTCATTTTACCTATACAAAAAGATACCTGGGACTCAGAGCCCAGTTCTTGACAAGACCTTATGTAGTCTTAGGTTTTGACTTAATAAATACCTATAACTTGAAGCAGGTAGCCTCGTTAAAGCTCATTTCATCACTAATTCATAACTTTATAATAGtttgaaaatcaaagcaacTTTTACCTCTAGATAAGAAACTTTGAGGATAAATTCCCAATCCTGCCTTTGCTCCATCTCCTTAAATAGTAGTTTGATTACACGAGGGATGACCCCCACACTAGGGTCATGCTCTTGATTGGCAGTGTAGGCACCTCCCATAGAGTATGTTTTTCCAGATCCTGTCTGTCCATAGGCTAAGACAGTAGCATTATACCCTGGGGGAACAAAGGACACCCAGATCAGACAGTCAGCCCAGATCAGACAGTTTGAAACAGACATGGGAACCAGAGGAAGCTTTGAGGAACAAAGCTGCATTCTAGTAAAAGCATCCTTCCAGAAAAGCACTGCCCCTCACTATCAGTTCACACAATCTTTATGCACAGGTCACAGATAGCAacatctgggggaaaaaacgTCAGTGAAAAGCTCCCCAAAATGCTGATAAAATTATTCCAGCCCTTTCAAGAATGTGCTGTTGCTTTACTAGAGCTAGTCATAGAAACACAGTGTAACTTCTCCGTCATCCCAGCTCCACTGCACATCGCCAACAGGTTCTGGTATGGGACGCTTATCAATACTCATAGCGTTCTTGACAAAATCCTCTTGCCTGATCCAAAGAACACATACAAGTCATTTTGTTAGCCCTGTGGGTACAACAGGTTGTAAGCAGACAAGATCTGGCACTTCTCATGAGAGGCTGGGGTCAGTATGTAGATAGCACAGGATTGTATTTTCTGAGGAAATCAAAAAGCAAGtcaaaacacagaattaaaCAGCACCATCTTCCACACAGCCGAGGCCACCAAACCCCCAGTGTCTGAAAACAGAGCCTGAACTCAGTTATAACAAACCTTTGAAGATGCCTCGTATGAGAGGGGAGACAGCCGTGTTAAAGACCTCCTCTTGCTCGACAGACGGGTCGAACACATAGTCATACGTGAAGCACTTATTGCTCCCCACGACCACCtgtggaggagaggagagcaggcAGCGCCGACcaacccccccagcaccccgacAGCGAGCCGGGGCAGGCACGGCCGACCCCCGGCGCAGAGAGCGGGCTCCTTACTTGCGGTTCCCCCGGCGTGAAGGACAGGCACATCTGGCACCCTTCGCTGGTCTCCTTCGGCACCAAGGGACGGCAGCGCAGCGCCACACGCACCGGGATCACCTTGTCGTCTTCCCTCACCATTTTCACccaccggggccgccctgccgAGGAACACAGCCAGGTGAGGTCTGGTAGGAGCGGCCCGGTAGGGACCGCCCTGGAGGAGCCCGGCGCTGCGGCCTACCCCCCAACCCGGCACCCTGGGGCCTAGGCCGCGCCAGCGCCCCGCCCCCGCTACCGAcctcccggcccggcccagcggGGAGCGGGGAAGCATAGCGACCACCGGCAGTCCCACCtgaggggaggggagcggggcggaGCTGGGGGGGGCTCACCGGCGGCTGCGGGACCCACCTGGAGCCGCCACTGCTCTGGGTGATGGTGGCGCCGCAACCGCCAACGTTCAAACCGGGGCCGCGCGCAGCAGCCGCCAATGGCGAGGCCGCGCGGGCGGGCacgggcggggcgcggcgctcCCGGCAGGCAGCGCGGCAGCATGGAGGGCCGGCTGCCCTACGACGACTTCCCGGTGGTCTTCCTGCCGCCCTACGAGAGCCCGCCCGCCTGGGTGCCGCCGCATGAGGtgaggggccggggggcggccgggccggggggccgggcctggcctggcctggcctggcctggtcTGGTCGGGCCGGGGGCGAGTGGCGGGGATGgtggcgcggcgcggcccggccggtGCCGCCGCCTGAGGGCCGCAGCGCTGCCTTGCAGAGGGTGTACCACCCCGACTACAACAACGAGCTCACCCAGTTCCTGCCCCGCACCATCGTCCTGAAGAAGCCGCCCGGAGCGCAGGTGAGACCCGCTtacccctcctccccacctccccccccccccccccccccgccggcagGGTGCGGGTCCTGCCCGCCCGGCCCGTCGGCGCCGGGTTTGCCGTGCTGGGCTCGCGGCCGTCCTTCCCGGTGTCTTTCCTGGCGAAAAGCGGCGGGCGCAGCGGCTGAGCTGCGGGGCTGCTGTACTCCCGGAGCGGCAGCACCTCGCAGCGCGGAATGCCCAGCCCGGGCAGGCGGTGGCCCTCCCCTCAGCCGGGGACTCGGTGTGGCGGGGGGGCTAAGGGCAGgccttgcccccccccccccccccgccgggaAGGGCCGTGCCACAGCGGGAGCAGAAAGCTTCGTGGGCGAGGCAAGCAGTACGGTGTTTTGGGATGTGGAGCAGATAAAGGACAGGGAACAGGGGGCCCCTCGCCTGGCCAAGCTGCCATGGTGCAGAAGGTAGCAGAGGGCCTGGTGCGCCCTGCTGCCCGGCCGAGTGCCGCAGCACTGACACCTTTGCTCCATCCAAGAGACAACGTTAGCAGTGGGAAGGGTCCCGGGCCAAAGCAGGTGACTGTGTTTCACTGCTGGTTTCTCTCACAGCTGGGCTTCAATATCCGGGGAGGAAAAGCCTCACAGCTGGGAATCTTCATTTCTAAGGTGTGTCTGTCCTTCTGTCGTTCCCTCCCTGCATTCTGTCTGTTCCCTTGGGTGTTGCTGAGCCAGCTGGGTGTGCAGGGAGACTGTCATATGCTTTATATGCACCTCCAGACTCATAGCTGTAATTTCCTACACACTAAGCAGCAATCAGACAGTCCCGCACCATTTCCTCATCTCTCCCCACCCACAGTGTTGCTGGTGTGCTGCAGTCCGTACTCCCCATCCTCCCCAGTCCCGTGTGAGTGCACTGGATGGACACAGTGGGGCGGCTCTGGAGCTGGACTGCCTTGGCTGCATGGAGGGGAGCTGTGGCACTGGCCATGCCAAGGGTCACTGCTACTGtctctgctcttcctttcaCAGGTGATCCCTGACTCGGATGCgcacagagctgggctgcaAGAAGGGGACCAGGTGCTCTCAGTAAACGATGTGGATTTCCAGGACATTGAGCACAGCAAGGTGAGCACTCCTGTGGCCCAGGTGCTGGAGCAAGGACAGGGTAGAGAATCCATTCACACACCATCTCTGTCCGACCTTTCAACCTGCACCAACTCAGCTGCGATGCattcctttttcctgttctccagcACGGTCTGGTCACTGAGCAGCGactctttctgctttcaggctGTGGAGATCCTGAAGACGGCCCGTGAAATCACCATGCGTGTGCGTTACTTCCCCTACAGTAAGTGCCTGATAGCTCCAAGTCCAGTCACCTAGCAGCATTTCTCCTTGGGACGCAGATGCCTGTGCATCCCTGCTGATTCCACCTGAGCTTAGCAGTTGCAAGTCTAAGGTGGTAGATGGTGTTAAGCCTGCAGATCAGAAAGAACATTAGGCTTTGATTTGGGGATAAGGACAGGTACCAAAAGGTACAAAACAGTAAGGACTGGCTTTGGCTGCCCTCATAGAAAAAACTTGTAGAGCAGGGCTTATCCACACAGTGCTAAAAGATGGGGTGACTTTTGAATGGAAATGTTAACTTTAGAGTGGTAGAAGTAGCTATTTATCCTTGAACAACATAGGAATGAGTTCTGTCGCTAGTGGATCTGTGCCAGTGGTGGACGCTGCTTGTGGCTTTTATCCCTCCCTAAGAACATTTAAATTCTAAGTGAAGGAAAAGACCATATTAACTCGGTTTCTGCACCCATAAAGTTCATAGATAGAAGGGGGGTGTGGGGAAAAGGTCAAGTCAAGGCAAACAAGGATTCTTCGTAAAATGGAAACTGACCCTTAAgtgaagaaagaacaaaaataggGATCAGGAGAAAAGAGGACTTCAAACAAACTTTTGTT
The genomic region above belongs to Falco peregrinus isolate bFalPer1 chromosome 13, bFalPer1.pri, whole genome shotgun sequence and contains:
- the PDZD11 gene encoding PDZ domain-containing protein 11 isoform X2, which produces MARPRGRARAGRGAPGRQRGSMEGRLPYDDFPVVFLPPYESPPAWVPPHERVYHPDYNNELTQFLPRTIVLKKPPGAQVIPDSDAHRAGLQEGDQVLSVNDVDFQDIEHSKAVEILKTAREITMRVRYFPYNYQRQKERTVH
- the PDZD11 gene encoding PDZ domain-containing protein 11 isoform X1, giving the protein MARPRGRARAGRGAPGRQRGSMEGRLPYDDFPVVFLPPYESPPAWVPPHERVYHPDYNNELTQFLPRTIVLKKPPGAQLGFNIRGGKASQLGIFISKVIPDSDAHRAGLQEGDQVLSVNDVDFQDIEHSKAVEILKTAREITMRVRYFPYNYQRQKERTVH